One region of Patescibacteria group bacterium genomic DNA includes:
- a CDS encoding prepilin-type N-terminal cleavage/methylation domain-containing protein, producing the protein MRRISSFTLIELLIVVGILAVLVASIVVILNPTQLLAQARDAKRLADTVALNKAMGVLQAIQPPISLGTASTVYISIPDTSATCTNLGLPSLPSGWVYSCVSSTNPQKSDGTGWIPVNFNIAGGALLPTLPADPVNATTSNNFYAYTPQANGIWEVSVPLESTKYIPQGSTDGGTNSVRYENGNNLTLLQSTVFGMTPVLPDVQTLPAAVICAIAATLYGSVNPHNISTTAWFEYGTSPTLFSYSTAGQNVTGNVSSSVSTLVGNLYPTTWYVRIKAQNQFGSSYGSILNFVPGGMVCPD; encoded by the coding sequence ATGCGTCGTATTTCCTCCTTTACTCTCATTGAGTTATTAATTGTCGTCGGTATTTTGGCGGTGCTGGTCGCCTCCATTGTTGTGATCCTTAACCCCACCCAGCTTTTAGCTCAAGCCCGCGATGCCAAGCGTCTTGCGGACACCGTGGCTCTCAACAAAGCTATGGGAGTCTTGCAGGCTATCCAACCCCCCATCTCTCTGGGGACTGCTTCAACCGTCTACATTTCTATCCCCGACACCTCGGCTACCTGTACAAACTTGGGTCTCCCATCGCTTCCTTCCGGCTGGGTGTATAGCTGTGTTTCCTCAACTAACCCTCAGAAAAGCGATGGTACCGGCTGGATCCCCGTTAATTTCAATATTGCGGGAGGGGCCCTTCTCCCCACGCTTCCCGCCGATCCGGTCAATGCTACGACGAGCAATAATTTTTACGCCTATACCCCTCAAGCCAATGGTATCTGGGAAGTGAGCGTTCCTCTTGAGTCAACTAAATACATTCCTCAGGGGTCTACCGACGGAGGAACCAATTCAGTGCGTTATGAAAATGGAAACAATCTGACGTTGTTACAGTCGACGGTGTTTGGAATGACTCCTGTTTTGCCCGATGTCCAAACGCTTCCGGCGGCAGTCATCTGTGCAATTGCCGCAACTTTGTACGGATCGGTAAATCCGCACAATATTTCAACAACAGCGTGGTTTGAGTATGGGACATCCCCGACTCTTTTTAGTTATTCAACGGCAGGGCAGAACGTTACAGGGAACGTGTCGTCAAGCGTTTCTACTTTAGTGGGGAATCTCTACCCAACAACGTGGTATGTTCGAATAAAAGCTCAAAATCAATTTGGCTCTTCTTATGGGTCAATCTTAAACTTCGTTCCAGGCGGCATGGTGTGTCCGGACTAG